A single region of the Procambarus clarkii isolate CNS0578487 chromosome 59, FALCON_Pclarkii_2.0, whole genome shotgun sequence genome encodes:
- the LOC138353645 gene encoding U1 small nuclear ribonucleoprotein 70 kDa-like produces the protein RDRDRERDRERDRERDRERDRERDRDRDRERRHRERDRQRHRERERDTD, from the exons agagacagagacagagagagagacagagagagagacagagagagagacagagagagagacagagagagagacagagacagagacagagagaga aggcacagagagagagacagacagagacacagagagagagagagagacacagac